From Fulvivirga lutea:
CCGGCTATTCTGCCTATCATCAGTTTCCTGTTTATAATAGAAACTGGATTTCTACCAATTACCTCACACAGCGTTATAACTTTATTAGACAATTGCTTGAGATACAGGATGAAACATTATCTGTTGATGTCTACACTTTTGTGAGCAATACATTTAACGCTGAAGCCAACGATGCTAAAAGCTTAATCATAAACTTAGCTCCTTACCTCTACCCTATGGCCAACAACCTCGATTTTGATGTAGATGGAGGTGATTTGACTAAAGAAAGAATTAGGTTCTTTTTACAGGCATTCTTAGGATTTACTGATTATGAGGCGGAGTCTGATATGGCTTTAACCGAGTGGCAATCTTTGTATGCCGACCCTGACAATTATCTGGAAATTGGTGAGTTTTTAAAGCGACTATTTAATGCTATGATGCAATCACCGGAATATCAACTGTTTTAAGCGATGAGAAGAAGAGATTTTCTAAAAAAGATACCTATAGCAGCTGGCGCATCATTAACGCTAAACTCTATACCCGTTCGGGTGATGGCAGAAAAAGGCCATTTCCTGCGGTTAGCCGAATCAAGTACCAATGATCGGGTGTTGATTATTTTACAACTTCATGGTGGTAATGATGGCTTAAATACACTTATTCCTGTTGATCAGTACGATTTGTATTACAGTAGAAGAGCAAACATTGCCATTCCTGCGCGAAATAGCGTAAGAAAATATATACCATTAGATAGCACTTTGCCTCTTGAAGATCAGGTTGGCCTCCACCCTGATATGATAGATGCTAAAGACTTGTATGATAGAGGCCGAATGGGAATAGTACAAGGTGTATCTTACCCCAACAACAACGGCTCACACTTTAGAGGAAGAGATATTTGGCACATGGGTGGTGGACCGGATGATTACTATTCTTCAGGATGGGTAGGCAGATATCTACAGCAAGAAATATCACCGCAGATATACCCTGATGATTTTCCAAACTCCAATTGCCCTGACCCTTTAGCTATAGAAATGGGTAGTGATGTTTCACTAGTATTTCATCAACCAGGTAATATTCCAACATCTATTTCACTGGCAGGAACTCCTGATTCGTTTGCCAATTTGGTAGAAAACTTAGAAGGTTTTGACGATCAGCTGATAGATCCTAGAGGTAAACCACCTACTAACTTGGATAACACTCCTTATGGTAAAGAAATGAATTGGATTCTAGGCCTTGAGGATAAATCTGAAGATTATGCAGCCAGGTTAAAGGCAGTATATGATGCATCAAGTGCTAGCTCTGTTACTTACCCGGAGGTTTATCCATTTAATGCACCAACAGGTAGTTTGAGAAACCCTTTAAGCTCTCAATTACAAATTGTAGCTCGTTTATTAGCCGGTGGTGGAGCTGGCCAGGGAGTAGGCACCAAAGTATTCATGTTAAGAATTGGTGGTTTTGATACTCATGCAGGTCAAGTGGAAGGTTATGACCCTACAATGGGTGCACATGCGACTAAATTATACCATATAAGTGCTGCTATGAAAGCATTCCAAAATGATTTAAAGGCCAGAGGCCTTGAAGATAGAGTGCTTACTGTTACGACCTCTGAATTTGGTAGAAGAATAGATTCCAACGGTAGCTTTGGTACTGACCATGGTACAGGAGGCCCAATGATGATATTTGGCAAAGGTGTAAACCCTGGAATTACCGGAACTAATCAAGATTTAAGTAACCGTGAACGTAATGTTCAAATGCAATATGACTACCGCCAGGTATATGCCAACATTTTAAAAGACTGGATGCAGGTAGACGAAGAAGTTATAGCTAATGACATATTTTTCGGAAACTTTATTGACGGCCCGAAAGAAGATGGCGGATTTTATGAACCACTACCTGTGGCCGTGGAACAAATTACCAGCACAGAAGGATTCTTCAAAGATCGATTCAAGATCAACAAAATATATCCAAATCCGGCAGCTGGCAAAACAAATATAAGCTACTTTATCAATACTGAGAATCAAGTAAATATTCAGCTTTTCGATTTAAGAGGAAGATTAATAAAAGTTTTGATTAACGAGCGAAAAACTGCCGGAGAACATAATCAGCAGCTGGATTTACGAGGAATAGAAAGCGGAACTTATATTTTGAAGCTTGAATCAGGATTGTTAAAAGAGTCTATGAAACTAATTATAAGAGAATAGGATGAAGAAAATTTACGGTCTATTTATTTTTTTATTCGTAGCTGGTATATCTTATTCACAACCGGCTTATTTAAATAAATACAATTCAAAAAAGCCAAGTCAAGGTGATCGTTTTCTGAAAACGCAGTGGTGGCTAGGCTTTAAAGCTGGAATAAACCTTACTGAAGCAACGCCTGATGCCACGTATTCGGGCTACAGCCCTACTAATTACGATGCCTCTTTGCTGGAGAAAAAGTACGATAGCTTTGATGGGATAAATGGCCAGGCAGGTTTAGAAATCACTTTTTACCACCAAGGTTTTAGCTTTAGTTTTCAACCGAATTACAGAAGACAAACCTTTGGGTATTCTAACTCTTATGAATGGACAAGCTCAGAGGATGCAAGTAATACAATAAGCCTTAATTACGACCAAAATCATAAACTAGATTATATTGATCTGCCACTCATCATTAAATACGATATTCTAAAATCAACTAAATTGAGGCCATTTGTTCAAGCTGGTTTTTTCTATTCCACCATGGTAAGTGCCTTGAAAGAGGTTGAAATTAGTGGTGAAGATTTAGCTTCAGGCAGTGCAGGCCCATTTGAAAACCAGACTGTAATTATTGGCGCAGAAGATCTTTTTATTAAACCATCCTGGGGTTATTTATTGGGTGGCGGATTGGCCTATGACTTTTGGAATGTACGTCTAGTTTTAGATGCTTCGTATAGGATTGGTTCAACTAATATTACCAATGCTAAAAACAGGTATTCAGAAAATCAACTTTCGGGACTTGGTGATGCTATGGACGATATTAAAATGGATAACATCACCGTTAATTTCGGGCTGTTGTTCCCATTAAGATTTATTAGTAGTGATGGCCATAATGCAGTTAGATAAAATGAAAAAGTTAGTTCTATACATACTATTTATATGTGCAGCTTTTTGTACTGCATGTGATACTTCAGAAAATGAAGCGACTCTTTCAGAGTCATTCTTTAAGGTATATGATAACAGCACTTTTGATGCATCATTTATACCTATCGATGTACAGCAAACAGCTAGTGAAGGTTACTTAATACTATCCAGCAGTAGGCTTTCAAGCACAAACTTTACCGGAGTTAACTTAATAATGGTTGATAAGGAAGGAGAATTCATTCGAGAAGAAGTGCTATCGGAGGAATATGTTAATCCGGTAAATCAATTGATAAAAATTAATGATCAATACTTCTTCATGGCTATGAACGCTGTGAATTTACAAGCCACGCTATTCCAAATAACAGATAGTGCGCGAATAGTTAGCACTACTCCTATTGGTGGCTTAACATACCCAATGTATCTTAACCAAGATGGTGAAAACCTATTGGCACTAAGCTATAACAATCAGGAAAAAGTAAGCGTCTTGTCAGTTTTAACTACTGAAGGAGCTATCTTTGAAAGTCAGGGATATACCATTGGAGCAGGCCCCGATACTGAGGCACCAATCATATCCCACTTTACAAGAACTGGCAAACAACTTCCTTTCTTTGCTGGAAAGGTTTCTGGTGGGAGCTACTTTTTTAACGGCTTCTTTAATTATACGCTATCATTGGTGTTTACCAACTTTGGTGATGAACCTTTAGGTGTTGTTCAGGGTCAGCAAGATGATGGTGGTTTTAGCTCTGGCGTTTCTGTAGCAGGAGCCAATTTTGCAGCATCAAGATTTAATTTCGGTGAGAATTACATTATTCCTTCTGTGGATTTAAACACAACAGGCATTTCTTCTACCACTGATATTGATGGCAATCCTTTCCCTGAATTGGTGCCGGACGCACCCGTAGTTCTGAAGCTTGTAGATGTTTCTGGACAACAGGTGATTCTGTATGGTAGTAGTACTAAAAGTGGCCAAATTATTCTAATGGCTTTTGATGCCGCTAGTGGCGTTTTAAATGGTACCAAATACCTGGGCAGTACATATCCCTATGAGATTTCAGGTTTCACCTCAACTTCAGACGGTGGGCTGGTTGTTGTGGGTAATACATCAGTGGCTGGCCGGTTTGACCGAATTTGTATGTTCAAATTATCAGCCAGCGAATTATCTGGTTTAGCCAACTAGAAAAGCTCCTTCGCTATATTGTATACCGGATCAGATTTACCCATGGAGTAGTAGTGTAACACTGGTACGCCATAATCCATAAGCTCTTTTGATTGTTGGATAGACCACTCCACCCCTATTTCTTTAGCCTGCGCATTGTCTTTTGCACCTTCAATAGCATCAGCTAGATCTTCAGGTATATCAATATGAAAAAACCTCGGCAGCACAGATATCTGTCTCTTAGTAGTTATTGGCTTCAGACCGGGAATAATAGGCACGTTTATACCCTCAGCCCTACATTTATCTACAAACTCAAAAAACTTCCCATTGTCAAAAAACATTTGAGTCACGATATAATCAGCACCCATTTCAACCTTCATTTTCAGGTATTTTAAGTCACTTTTCAGGTTAGGCGCTGTGTAGTGCTTTTCGGGATAACCTGCTACCCCAATACAAAAATTGGTAGGGCTAGCATTTTGAAGTTCTTCATCCAAATAAATACCATTGTTCATATCTTTTACCTGCCCAAGTAACTCACTGGCGTATTTATGCCCTCCTTCCTCAGCCACAAACATAGGTTCTGTTTTAATTGCATCTCCTTGTAGAACCAGCACATTATGAATGCCTAAGAAGTCAAGATCTATCAGGGCATTCTCAGTTTCTTCTTTGTTAAATCCTCCACAAATTATATGTGGGACAGCTTCAACTTCATACCTATTTTTGATAGCCGCACAAATACCAACAGTGCCAGGTCGTTTACGTGTTGATTTACGTTCCAATAAGCCATTCTCTCTCTTTTTATACACATATTCCTCTCTATGATAGGTAACGTCTATAAAAGGCGGTTTAAACTCCATTAAAGGGTCAATATGACTAAATAGGTTTTTAATATTATCACCTTTAAGTGGAGGTAAAATCTCAAAACTAAAAAGTGTCTTATCTGAATTTGCTATTTGTTCTGTTATTTTCATTTTTAGTAGTATGTCTTATTTGTAATTTAAGTTAGGTGCCAACCACTTCTCCATTTCCTCTACTGAATAGCCTTTTCTCTTCGCATAATCCTCTAACTGATCTTTACCTATTTTACCTAACCCAAAATATTTGCTATCTGCATGTGAAAAATAGAGACCGCTCACTGCTGCACCCGGGTACATAGCATACGATTCTGTTAAT
This genomic window contains:
- a CDS encoding DUF1501 domain-containing protein, which produces MRRRDFLKKIPIAAGASLTLNSIPVRVMAEKGHFLRLAESSTNDRVLIILQLHGGNDGLNTLIPVDQYDLYYSRRANIAIPARNSVRKYIPLDSTLPLEDQVGLHPDMIDAKDLYDRGRMGIVQGVSYPNNNGSHFRGRDIWHMGGGPDDYYSSGWVGRYLQQEISPQIYPDDFPNSNCPDPLAIEMGSDVSLVFHQPGNIPTSISLAGTPDSFANLVENLEGFDDQLIDPRGKPPTNLDNTPYGKEMNWILGLEDKSEDYAARLKAVYDASSASSVTYPEVYPFNAPTGSLRNPLSSQLQIVARLLAGGGAGQGVGTKVFMLRIGGFDTHAGQVEGYDPTMGAHATKLYHISAAMKAFQNDLKARGLEDRVLTVTTSEFGRRIDSNGSFGTDHGTGGPMMIFGKGVNPGITGTNQDLSNRERNVQMQYDYRQVYANILKDWMQVDEEVIANDIFFGNFIDGPKEDGGFYEPLPVAVEQITSTEGFFKDRFKINKIYPNPAAGKTNISYFINTENQVNIQLFDLRGRLIKVLINERKTAGEHNQQLDLRGIESGTYILKLESGLLKESMKLIIRE
- a CDS encoding outer membrane beta-barrel protein, which encodes MKKIYGLFIFLFVAGISYSQPAYLNKYNSKKPSQGDRFLKTQWWLGFKAGINLTEATPDATYSGYSPTNYDASLLEKKYDSFDGINGQAGLEITFYHQGFSFSFQPNYRRQTFGYSNSYEWTSSEDASNTISLNYDQNHKLDYIDLPLIIKYDILKSTKLRPFVQAGFFYSTMVSALKEVEISGEDLASGSAGPFENQTVIIGAEDLFIKPSWGYLLGGGLAYDFWNVRLVLDASYRIGSTNITNAKNRYSENQLSGLGDAMDDIKMDNITVNFGLLFPLRFISSDGHNAVR
- the metF gene encoding methylenetetrahydrofolate reductase [NAD(P)H], with translation MKITEQIANSDKTLFSFEILPPLKGDNIKNLFSHIDPLMEFKPPFIDVTYHREEYVYKKRENGLLERKSTRKRPGTVGICAAIKNRYEVEAVPHIICGGFNKEETENALIDLDFLGIHNVLVLQGDAIKTEPMFVAEEGGHKYASELLGQVKDMNNGIYLDEELQNASPTNFCIGVAGYPEKHYTAPNLKSDLKYLKMKVEMGADYIVTQMFFDNGKFFEFVDKCRAEGINVPIIPGLKPITTKRQISVLPRFFHIDIPEDLADAIEGAKDNAQAKEIGVEWSIQQSKELMDYGVPVLHYYSMGKSDPVYNIAKELF